Proteins from a single region of Streptomyces sp. HUAS 15-9:
- a CDS encoding FHA domain-containing protein FhaB/FipA — protein sequence MSELTLTVMRLGFLAVLWLFVIVAVQVIRSDLFGTRVTQRGSRREAARPQQAARQQQAAPPQQRGQQAGGRQRRNAPTKLVVSEGTLTGTTVALQGQTITLGRAHDSTIVLDDDYASSRHARIYPDRDGQWIVEDLGSTNGTYLDRSRLTTPTPIPLGAPIRIGKTVIELRK from the coding sequence ATGTCAGAGCTGACCCTCACGGTCATGCGGCTGGGTTTCCTGGCCGTACTGTGGCTGTTCGTGATCGTGGCCGTGCAGGTCATCCGCAGCGACCTGTTCGGTACGCGCGTCACCCAGCGCGGATCGCGCAGGGAGGCGGCACGGCCGCAGCAGGCCGCACGGCAGCAGCAGGCCGCGCCCCCGCAGCAGCGCGGCCAGCAGGCCGGCGGCCGTCAGCGCCGCAACGCCCCGACCAAACTGGTCGTCTCCGAGGGCACCCTCACGGGCACGACGGTGGCACTCCAGGGCCAGACCATTACCCTGGGCCGCGCACACGACTCAACGATCGTGCTGGACGACGACTACGCCTCCAGCCGCCATGCCAGGATCTATCCGGACCGCGACGGTCAGTGGATCGTCGAGGACCTCGGCTCCACCAACGGCACATACCTGGACCGGTCCCGGCTGACGACCCCCACACCGATCCCGCTGGGCGCGCCGATCCGCATCGGCAAGACCGTCATCGAGCTGCGGAAGTAG
- a CDS encoding Stp1/IreP family PP2C-type Ser/Thr phosphatase produces the protein MYPEPTGEVRMSLSLRFAAGSHKGMIREGNEDSGYAGPRLLAIADGMGGQAAGEVASSEVISTLVTLDDDVPGSDILTSLGAAVQRANDQLRAMVEEDPQLEGMGTTLTALLWTGQRLGLVHVGDSRAYLLRDGVLTQITQDHTWVQRLVDEGRITEEEATTHPQRSLLMRALGSGDHVEPDLSIREVRAGDRYLICSDGLSGVVSHQTMEETLASYQGPQETVQELIQLALRGGGPDNITVIIADVLDLDTGDTLAGQLSDTPVVVGAVAENQLHLHDNGIMQTPAGRASHLGRQGHGQGGGEFGPPGSGDTTGYVPAGSFGDYTDDDFIKPRKGRRWLKRSLYGGLALAVIGGGLYGGYRWTQTQYYVGTKGEHVALYRGINQDLAWVSLSKVEKDHPEIELKYLPPYQQKQVKNTIPQGDLAKAQSKVQELSVQASACKKEAERTAAESEKNAKTGQGEAGGTTGTTRTSLTSKASPTPNPSNSAPSSTSPSKSPSSTPSATATPSPGPTLSEDEQKVVSLCGKQ, from the coding sequence ATGTACCCGGAGCCGACGGGCGAGGTGCGCATGAGTCTGTCACTGCGCTTCGCCGCCGGATCGCACAAAGGCATGATCCGGGAGGGCAACGAGGACTCCGGCTACGCCGGTCCCCGGCTGCTCGCCATCGCCGACGGCATGGGCGGCCAGGCGGCCGGCGAGGTCGCCTCCTCCGAGGTGATCTCGACGCTGGTCACGCTCGACGACGACGTGCCCGGCTCCGACATCCTCACCTCCCTCGGCGCCGCCGTGCAGCGCGCCAACGACCAGCTGCGCGCCATGGTCGAGGAGGACCCCCAGCTGGAGGGCATGGGCACCACGCTCACCGCCCTGCTGTGGACCGGACAGCGGCTCGGCCTCGTCCACGTCGGCGACTCCCGCGCCTATCTGCTGCGTGACGGTGTGCTCACACAGATCACCCAGGACCACACCTGGGTGCAGCGCCTCGTCGACGAGGGCCGGATCACCGAGGAGGAGGCGACCACGCACCCGCAGCGGTCCCTCCTGATGCGAGCCCTGGGCAGCGGCGACCATGTCGAGCCCGACCTGTCGATCCGCGAGGTCCGCGCCGGCGACCGCTATCTGATCTGCTCCGACGGCCTCTCCGGCGTCGTCTCCCACCAGACGATGGAGGAGACCCTCGCCAGCTACCAGGGCCCGCAGGAGACCGTGCAGGAGCTGATCCAGCTCGCGCTGCGCGGCGGCGGCCCGGACAACATCACCGTCATCATCGCCGACGTCCTCGACCTGGACACCGGAGACACCCTCGCCGGCCAGCTGTCCGACACCCCGGTGGTGGTCGGCGCGGTCGCCGAGAACCAGCTCCACCTGCACGACAACGGCATCATGCAGACCCCGGCCGGCCGCGCCTCCCACCTCGGCCGCCAGGGGCACGGTCAGGGCGGCGGCGAGTTCGGCCCGCCCGGCTCCGGCGACACCACCGGCTACGTCCCGGCGGGCAGTTTCGGCGACTACACCGACGACGACTTCATCAAACCGCGCAAGGGCCGCAGGTGGCTGAAGAGATCCCTCTACGGCGGTCTCGCCCTCGCGGTCATCGGCGGCGGCCTGTACGGCGGCTACCGCTGGACGCAGACGCAGTACTACGTCGGCACCAAGGGCGAGCACGTCGCGCTGTACCGGGGCATCAACCAGGACCTGGCCTGGGTGTCGCTGTCGAAGGTCGAGAAGGACCACCCCGAGATCGAACTCAAGTACCTGCCGCCCTACCAGCAGAAGCAGGTCAAGAACACGATCCCGCAGGGCGACCTCGCAAAGGCCCAGTCGAAGGTCCAGGAGCTGTCCGTGCAGGCCTCCGCCTGCAAGAAGGAGGCCGAGCGCACGGCTGCCGAGAGCGAGAAGAACGCCAAGACGGGCCAGGGCGAGGCCGGCGGCACCACGGGAACCACGCGTACCTCCCTCACGTCCAAGGCCTCACCGACACCCAACCCGTCCAACTCGGCACCGTCTTCGACGTCCCCCTCGAAGTCTCCGTCCTCGACCCCGTCCGCGACCGCGACTCCCAGCCCCGGGCCCACGCTCTCGGAGGATGAGCAGAAGGTCGTCTCGCTGTGCGGTAAGCAGTAG
- a CDS encoding FhaA domain-containing protein, which yields MGVLKKFEQRLEGLVNGTFAKVFKSEVQPVEIAGALQRECDNNATIWNRDRTVVPNDFIVELSAPDHERLSPYSGQLGDELAGMVRDYAKQQRYTFMGPIKVNLEKADDLDTGLYRVRSRTLASSSSQQAPPAGRPGQGAPGGYGYPPAAAPAGAPPMPSAPPPGGRPGGYGYPQPAAQRPPAAHASGGRTRYWIEINGARHQISRPTLVLGRSTEADVRIDDPGVSRRHCEIRTGTPSTIQDLGSTNGIVVDGQHTTRATLRDGSRIVVGSTTIIYRQAEG from the coding sequence ATGGGAGTCCTGAAGAAGTTCGAGCAGCGTCTCGAAGGTCTGGTCAACGGCACCTTCGCCAAGGTGTTCAAGTCCGAGGTCCAGCCCGTCGAGATCGCCGGAGCGCTCCAGCGGGAGTGCGACAACAACGCGACCATCTGGAACCGTGACCGGACCGTCGTCCCCAACGACTTCATCGTGGAACTGAGCGCGCCGGACCACGAGCGCCTCAGCCCCTACTCCGGCCAGCTCGGGGACGAGCTCGCCGGAATGGTGCGTGACTACGCGAAGCAGCAGCGCTACACCTTCATGGGGCCGATCAAGGTCAACCTGGAGAAGGCGGACGACCTGGACACCGGTCTGTACCGGGTGCGCAGCCGGACCCTCGCCTCCTCCAGCAGCCAGCAGGCCCCGCCGGCCGGCAGGCCCGGCCAGGGCGCCCCGGGCGGCTACGGCTACCCGCCGGCCGCCGCGCCCGCGGGAGCCCCGCCCATGCCGTCCGCGCCGCCGCCCGGCGGCCGGCCTGGCGGCTACGGATACCCGCAGCCCGCCGCCCAGCGGCCCCCGGCCGCTCACGCGAGCGGCGGCCGCACCCGCTACTGGATCGAGATCAACGGCGCCCGCCATCAGATCTCCCGCCCGACGCTGGTGCTGGGCCGCAGCACCGAAGCCGACGTGCGGATCGACGACCCCGGCGTCTCCCGCCGGCACTGTGAGATCCGGACCGGAACGCCCTCGACGATCCAGGATCTCGGGTCCACCAACGGCATCGTGGTGGACGGGCAGCACACCACCCGCGCTACGCTCCGCGACGGCTCGCGGATCGTCGTGGGCAGCACCACCATCATTTACCGGCAAGCCGAAGGGTGA